A single Bacillus sp. HMF5848 DNA region contains:
- a CDS encoding alpha/beta hydrolase, with protein MSRLLSKKILAIVLGCVGLIGIGFLLTIPHLVTSDMVNMHVDFSEVYAANDYGLESDVLKLETFDGHNVVTYYVPAREPQGSIIFLSGIHNPSVTAFYGHAQWFRDLGYDSYLLEMRAHGESDGELISLGYKETLDVDAVVKHIMSNAEMAQKPIVVYGLSMGGSVAINAIGNNSEIDGLVSLSAYSSFEDNFADNMLLMGAPKAYVSIQKPFVKLYTNFKYGWQTAHLSPKEQIANLGSRPALLIHSTGDDQVPIDNMSRILKNAPAHVLSWEVDGNKHFILDDEAFFAPWTDEEYANKIQSFFKENF; from the coding sequence ATGAGTCGTCTTTTATCCAAAAAAATATTAGCTATTGTATTAGGGTGTGTTGGTTTGATAGGGATTGGATTTTTGTTAACTATTCCCCACTTGGTCACAAGTGACATGGTTAATATGCATGTTGATTTTTCAGAGGTGTATGCGGCAAATGATTATGGGCTAGAAAGTGATGTACTTAAGTTGGAAACTTTTGATGGACATAATGTCGTAACGTATTATGTTCCTGCTAGGGAGCCACAGGGGTCAATTATTTTTTTATCGGGTATTCATAATCCATCTGTTACAGCGTTCTACGGACACGCACAGTGGTTTCGTGATTTAGGATACGACAGTTATTTGCTAGAAATGAGAGCGCACGGTGAAAGCGACGGAGAGTTAATTTCTCTCGGTTATAAGGAAACCTTGGATGTAGATGCCGTTGTTAAGCATATTATGTCAAATGCAGAGATGGCTCAAAAGCCTATTGTTGTATATGGACTCTCTATGGGTGGATCGGTTGCAATTAATGCTATTGGTAATAATTCAGAGATTGATGGGTTAGTAAGCTTGTCTGCCTATTCATCATTTGAAGATAATTTTGCTGACAATATGCTTTTAATGGGAGCGCCAAAAGCGTATGTTTCAATTCAAAAGCCATTTGTGAAGCTATATACTAATTTTAAGTACGGCTGGCAAACAGCCCATCTCTCGCCAAAAGAACAAATTGCCAACCTTGGTTCACGACCTGCACTTTTGATTCATTCTACGGGAGACGACCAAGTTCCAATTGATAATATGAGTCGGATACTTAAAAACGCACCAGCACATGTTTTGTCTTGGGAAGTAGATGGCAATAAACATTTTATTCTTGATGATGAGGCGTTCTTTGCTCCTTGGACAGATGAAGAATACGCCAACAAAATCCAATCATTCTTTAAAGAAAACTTTTAA
- a CDS encoding BCCT family transporter, producing MKRISNVFWITVAILLVAVVIGVAAPTSFQDVTSNVQSFLTSSFGWYYLILVTVIVIFCIFLIFSPVGMIKLGKPDEKPEYSKATWFSMLFSAGMGIGLVFWGAAEPLSHYISPPLADSSTAIANKEAMRYTFFHWGIHAWGIYAIVALALAYYKFRKDEPGLISATLRPVLGRTIEGPLGTIIDVLAVFATVVGVATTLGFGAAQINGGLTFLLGIPNNFTVQFIIIAAVTVLFMISAWTGLGKGIKYLSNTNMVLAICLFGLMFFVGPTVLILDMFTDTIGRYIQNFAQMSFRIAPLNAEHRSWINGWTIFYWAWWISWSPFVGIFIARVSRGRTIREFLIGVLLLPALVSFLWFATFGTAAIEIQKAGNLDLTQFATEEVLFAIFSQFPASTVLSIIAVVLISTFFITSADSATFVLGMQTTYGSLTPPNRVKLTWGIAQSTVAVILLYSGGLQGLQNALIIAAFPFSIIMILMMLSLYKSLTLEKKELGLHFKPIRKNKQAS from the coding sequence ATGAAGAGAATATCGAATGTTTTTTGGATTACTGTTGCTATTTTACTTGTAGCAGTGGTAATTGGCGTAGCAGCGCCTACTTCTTTTCAAGATGTGACCTCTAACGTACAATCATTTTTAACGTCATCATTCGGCTGGTATTATTTAATTCTAGTTACAGTTATTGTCATATTTTGTATATTTTTAATATTTAGTCCCGTAGGAATGATCAAGCTCGGGAAGCCTGATGAGAAACCCGAATACTCAAAAGCAACATGGTTTTCTATGCTATTCAGTGCTGGTATGGGAATTGGACTAGTATTTTGGGGGGCAGCAGAACCTTTATCTCATTATATAAGCCCACCATTAGCTGACAGCAGTACTGCCATTGCAAACAAAGAAGCAATGAGATACACGTTTTTCCACTGGGGCATTCATGCTTGGGGTATATACGCCATAGTCGCATTGGCGTTGGCATATTACAAATTCCGTAAAGATGAACCAGGCTTAATCTCTGCTACTCTTAGACCTGTTTTAGGGAGAACAATTGAAGGTCCACTCGGCACTATTATTGATGTTCTTGCTGTATTTGCTACCGTTGTCGGAGTTGCCACTACGCTAGGCTTTGGTGCTGCACAAATTAATGGTGGACTAACATTTTTACTTGGTATACCAAATAATTTCACGGTCCAATTCATTATCATTGCCGCTGTTACAGTTCTATTTATGATTTCAGCATGGACAGGACTTGGTAAAGGTATTAAATACTTAAGTAATACGAACATGGTTCTTGCTATTTGTTTATTTGGATTAATGTTCTTTGTTGGTCCAACAGTATTGATTTTAGATATGTTCACAGATACCATCGGTCGCTATATACAAAACTTCGCACAAATGAGTTTTCGTATCGCGCCGTTAAATGCTGAACACCGCTCATGGATTAACGGTTGGACGATATTCTATTGGGCTTGGTGGATTTCTTGGTCACCATTCGTAGGTATTTTTATTGCACGCGTATCACGTGGCCGGACAATTAGAGAGTTTTTAATTGGTGTCTTGCTTTTACCGGCACTTGTAAGCTTTCTATGGTTTGCTACATTTGGAACAGCAGCCATTGAAATTCAAAAAGCTGGTAACCTTGACTTAACGCAATTTGCAACAGAAGAAGTGCTGTTTGCTATCTTTAGTCAATTCCCAGCTAGTACAGTACTTTCTATTATAGCTGTTGTTTTAATCAGTACCTTCTTTATTACTTCAGCGGACTCAGCTACATTCGTCCTTGGAATGCAAACGACGTACGGCTCTTTAACACCACCTAATCGTGTAAAATTAACATGGGGAATCGCACAATCAACAGTCGCTGTCATTTTACTTTATAGTGGGGGCTTGCAAGGATTACAAAACGCCCTGATTATCGCAGCTTTCCCGTTTTCTATTATTATGATTTTAATGATGCTCTCACTATATAAATCTCTAACACTAGAGAAAAAAGAATTAGGGTTGCACTTCAAGCCAATTCGCAAAAATAAACAAGCATCATAG
- the yfkAB gene encoding radical SAM/CxCxxxxC motif protein YfkAB encodes MKSNTLKPITPCFDPWEAYMDIDEHHKLTLSNIEFTTTTLCNMRCEHCAVGYTLQPKDPAALPLDLLLKRLDEIPTLRSLSITGGEPMLSKKSVKNYVLPLLEYAHSRGVRTQLNSNLTLDLERYKQIASFLDVLHISHNWGTMEDFVEGGFAMMERKPTPDQRAALFQRMIDNSKVLVEMGVMVSAETMLNKRTLPHLEKIHKQIVEEMHCQRHELHPMYPSDFASTLKALSLQDIREAIHHILDFRDENTWMLFGTLPFYPCSTKEEDLQLLRRLYNSKNVTMRNDPDGRSRLNVNIFTGDVIVTDFGDTPALGNIKEDQLTDVFSKWLATDLANSLNCHCPAIRCLGPNVLVKNKYYPDVNFKERSTNL; translated from the coding sequence ATGAAATCTAACACACTAAAACCAATTACACCTTGCTTTGATCCATGGGAAGCCTATATGGATATAGATGAACATCATAAGCTCACTCTATCAAACATTGAATTTACAACAACAACACTATGCAACATGCGCTGTGAGCATTGCGCCGTCGGCTACACTTTGCAACCAAAAGATCCCGCTGCACTGCCGCTAGATTTATTGCTTAAAAGACTTGATGAAATCCCTACCCTTCGTTCTTTAAGCATTACAGGTGGCGAGCCTATGCTATCGAAAAAATCAGTAAAAAATTACGTTCTTCCTTTATTAGAGTACGCTCACTCTCGAGGCGTTCGGACTCAACTGAATTCGAACCTTACTCTTGACTTAGAAAGATACAAACAGATTGCCTCTTTTCTAGATGTACTGCATATCTCTCATAACTGGGGTACGATGGAGGATTTCGTAGAAGGTGGCTTTGCCATGATGGAGCGCAAACCAACACCCGACCAGCGCGCAGCACTATTCCAGCGCATGATAGATAATAGTAAAGTACTTGTAGAAATGGGTGTTATGGTTTCGGCTGAAACTATGTTAAACAAAAGAACGTTGCCTCACTTAGAAAAGATACATAAGCAAATTGTCGAAGAAATGCACTGCCAAAGACATGAACTACATCCAATGTACCCTTCCGATTTTGCTTCCACATTAAAAGCACTTAGCTTGCAAGATATACGCGAGGCTATACATCACATCCTAGATTTCCGAGACGAAAACACTTGGATGCTATTCGGTACTCTACCTTTCTACCCTTGCAGTACCAAGGAAGAAGACCTACAGCTTCTACGACGCCTTTACAATAGTAAAAACGTAACTATGCGTAACGATCCAGATGGTCGCTCCCGCTTAAACGTGAACATCTTTACTGGTGATGTAATTGTTACAGACTTCGGTGACACGCCAGCCTTAGGCAACATTAAAGAAGACCAACTCACAGATGTCTTCTCGAAATGGTTAGCCACAGACCTGGCAAATAGCTTAAACTGTCATTGCCCGGCTATACGTTGCCTAGGTCCGAACGTCCTTGTTAAAAATAAATATTACCCAGACGTTAACTTCAAAGAAAGATCAACAAACCTGTAA
- a CDS encoding tetratricopeptide repeat protein: MAIKPKFTLQNYKTPASRQFTDREEFVDAFINAIGKEEEQYKVLTYYGIGGIGKTSLRKKLGEILKNEYPNHVWAAIDFEVPNFRDIHNALFVLRKHFRTQYQIRFPLFELAYSIYWSKVNPNVSVNKDSLPFLEEGGLVADLVSTIGDIPVVGIAPKILTLAMKSKEIAPKYLNKVMKTELIKLEQYEPNEIMQRLPMYFAADLKEYKPEKSQVVIFFDTYEALWGKSRTEGNAFTQDEWVREFIAQLPEVLWVICGREKLRWEELDSDWGDVLEQHLIGQLSDNDIRIFLESCGITDNKIQKNIMQSSLGVPYYLDICVDTYEEIMGKFGRKPLESDFGKSPKEVFERFIKYLDQSEIETLKLLAFPRFFDYELFKSLVMNFNTGFPLTAFDSLCRFSFIQEVQPGKMDMHELMRTSLMEHQRDDIVQGTHTIIFHFYDQLLQGTSERELSSQGVTTLSEALHHHIQFASVEDVSNWFEEATKVFYQYKQWHYIVPIYEEFIKHITENSNDSLLLAHHLTNLAGIYNDLWQFGRSESMLINAKDIYEKLLGSDHIDLVKTLSRLAVVYFIKGIKMDQAESLLFQALDIQIKNFGEHSPELAVTYTSLGKLYRIKNLDEKSELYYMNALKIRIEHLGETDVRTAYSYNNLGWIQLKRKKFEEAETNFKKSIEIREKLLNRKHRDLAIPINNLGRCYHKQGKLNFAEELYLEALKIKENKFGEDHPSIAASYHDLGRLYFQQEQFDLSRHYYEEALRIREGYLGEVHPGVGTILIDMAELEMTLGNRDKALELYQNAKRISETTIGMPVDSITRLNKGLNS, encoded by the coding sequence GTGGCAATTAAACCAAAGTTTACTTTGCAGAATTACAAGACTCCCGCAAGTAGACAATTCACAGATCGGGAAGAATTTGTTGATGCTTTTATTAATGCAATAGGAAAAGAAGAGGAGCAATATAAGGTATTAACTTACTATGGGATAGGGGGAATTGGGAAAACGAGTTTGAGAAAGAAGCTCGGGGAAATCCTAAAAAATGAGTACCCTAACCATGTATGGGCAGCGATAGATTTTGAGGTGCCTAATTTCCGAGATATACATAATGCTCTTTTCGTATTGCGAAAACATTTCCGGACACAATATCAAATTAGATTTCCTCTGTTTGAACTAGCTTATTCAATCTACTGGTCGAAAGTGAATCCAAATGTTTCGGTTAATAAAGATTCTCTTCCATTTTTAGAGGAAGGAGGGCTTGTCGCTGACCTTGTCTCCACCATCGGGGATATTCCGGTTGTGGGTATCGCTCCTAAAATATTAACACTGGCTATGAAGAGTAAAGAGATTGCGCCCAAATACTTAAATAAAGTGATGAAAACAGAATTAATTAAATTAGAGCAATACGAACCGAATGAAATTATGCAGCGACTCCCCATGTATTTTGCGGCGGACTTGAAAGAGTATAAACCTGAGAAATCCCAAGTTGTCATCTTTTTCGATACATATGAAGCACTATGGGGAAAAAGCAGAACAGAGGGAAATGCTTTTACTCAAGACGAATGGGTTCGTGAATTTATTGCACAGCTCCCAGAGGTTTTATGGGTGATTTGTGGCAGAGAAAAGCTGCGTTGGGAGGAGCTAGATTCAGATTGGGGAGACGTTTTAGAACAGCATCTTATCGGTCAGCTTTCAGATAATGATATTCGAATTTTTCTTGAGTCATGTGGGATAACAGATAATAAGATTCAAAAGAATATCATGCAGTCTTCCTTAGGTGTTCCATATTATCTAGATATTTGTGTGGATACGTATGAAGAGATTATGGGGAAGTTCGGTCGTAAACCGTTAGAATCTGATTTTGGTAAATCGCCTAAAGAGGTATTTGAAAGATTCATTAAGTACCTTGATCAAAGTGAAATAGAAACGTTAAAGCTCCTTGCTTTTCCTCGTTTCTTTGATTACGAATTATTCAAGAGTTTGGTAATGAATTTTAATACAGGTTTCCCATTAACAGCATTTGATAGCTTATGCAGGTTTTCTTTTATACAAGAAGTGCAACCTGGAAAAATGGACATGCATGAACTAATGCGGACAAGCTTAATGGAACATCAGAGAGATGATATAGTACAGGGAACGCATACAATCATTTTTCATTTTTATGATCAATTACTGCAGGGCACTTCGGAAAGGGAACTGAGCTCGCAAGGCGTCACAACACTTTCAGAGGCGTTGCATCACCATATTCAATTTGCGTCTGTTGAAGATGTGTCCAACTGGTTTGAAGAGGCTACGAAAGTGTTCTATCAATATAAACAGTGGCATTATATTGTTCCGATTTATGAAGAGTTCATTAAACATATAACAGAAAACAGCAATGATTCATTATTACTAGCCCACCACTTAACTAACCTTGCCGGTATATATAACGATCTATGGCAGTTCGGTCGATCGGAAAGTATGCTGATTAATGCAAAAGATATTTATGAAAAACTACTTGGTTCAGACCATATTGATCTAGTTAAAACATTATCACGATTAGCTGTTGTATATTTTATAAAAGGAATAAAAATGGACCAAGCTGAGTCGCTATTGTTTCAAGCTCTTGATATCCAAATCAAGAACTTTGGTGAACACTCTCCCGAATTAGCGGTTACGTACACTTCACTAGGAAAGCTTTATAGAATTAAAAACTTGGATGAGAAATCTGAATTATATTATATGAATGCTTTGAAAATAAGAATAGAACATCTCGGTGAAACGGATGTGAGGACTGCTTACTCTTATAATAATCTTGGTTGGATCCAACTAAAGCGAAAAAAATTTGAAGAGGCAGAGACTAATTTTAAAAAATCAATAGAAATACGAGAGAAACTTCTTAATAGAAAACATAGAGACTTAGCTATTCCTATTAATAACTTAGGGCGTTGTTATCATAAACAAGGTAAGTTGAATTTTGCTGAGGAGTTATATCTTGAAGCGCTAAAAATTAAAGAGAATAAATTTGGGGAAGATCACCCAAGTATTGCAGCTTCCTATCACGACTTAGGGAGATTATACTTTCAGCAAGAGCAGTTTGACCTTTCAAGGCATTATTATGAAGAGGCACTTAGAATACGAGAAGGTTACCTTGGAGAAGTTCATCCAGGAGTCGGAACTATACTCATTGATATGGCTGAGCTAGAAATGACACTAGGGAACCGAGACAAAGCATTAGAGCTTTATCAAAATGCTAAACGCATCAGTGAAACAACAATTGGCATGCCGGTAGATAGTATTACCAGGCTCAATAAAGGCTTAAATAGCTAG
- a CDS encoding dynamin family protein — MNEYADNKKELLAAIENLLQLQESALPKSAMCQPLQQLRDDILQDYYTVVVVGEFKHGKSTFVNALLGRDIMPRNVTPTTATINAVFYKETEEMQVIQTDGTVEKQELSREALEKYTAEADFDPNAIQYIKVLMNHPLLQNRVVLVDTPGVNDLNQHRASITHQYIPRADVVLFLTSITDAIKKTEQQFIEQHLLENYLDKTIFIGNFLDRLDDDEIDDICDFVENRLKAVTNRNEVTLLPLSAKEALEARLTEDEELLELSGIQEIEEEILQRIHSSTRNEEKIDRFKIRLASIAESILQEIDTAETLSDNSLEELQQQLQAVVAWFQNQKSWEDELVSYLHEREEEVSYMVRKSVRHFGDRLNTDVENRIALYHGPDIKALVETQLPIAIRSQFMQWIDQYEDSINSLFHKLSRSVEKGLADAFSENVKLHAQHEGGLRFDVDAPMIQASSGNAHVKAGLLMGGASSIALLMGAGFFLPLVGMAGLPFLSQKIAEKQMETIKPELMAAVREQVDVLIDDFQSYLNRYIRKNIESIRENSLMEFDRIIQSYEQLLQNEIRNKEKEAADIAAHQQLLTDLREICLELVDREEAVGSERFEELTVSE; from the coding sequence ATGAACGAATATGCAGATAACAAGAAAGAGTTACTTGCAGCAATAGAGAATTTGTTGCAGTTACAAGAAAGTGCTTTACCGAAAAGTGCGATGTGTCAACCATTGCAGCAGCTTAGGGATGATATTTTACAAGATTACTATACTGTTGTAGTTGTTGGTGAGTTTAAGCACGGGAAGTCAACGTTTGTGAATGCACTATTAGGCCGGGACATCATGCCGAGGAATGTCACCCCTACTACCGCTACCATCAATGCTGTTTTTTATAAAGAAACGGAAGAAATGCAAGTAATTCAAACAGATGGCACTGTTGAAAAACAAGAGCTAAGTAGAGAGGCACTGGAGAAATATACAGCAGAGGCAGACTTTGATCCCAATGCTATCCAATATATAAAAGTCTTGATGAACCATCCGCTTTTGCAGAATAGGGTTGTCTTAGTAGATACACCAGGTGTGAACGATCTGAATCAACACAGAGCGTCAATTACCCACCAATACATTCCCCGCGCGGATGTCGTCTTATTTTTAACATCTATAACGGATGCCATTAAAAAGACAGAGCAGCAATTTATTGAACAGCATTTACTTGAAAATTACCTTGATAAGACTATTTTCATTGGTAACTTCTTGGACAGGCTCGATGACGATGAGATAGACGATATATGTGATTTCGTCGAAAATCGCTTAAAAGCTGTTACGAATCGAAATGAGGTAACACTTCTACCGTTGTCAGCGAAAGAAGCGTTAGAGGCAAGACTAACAGAAGATGAAGAGCTTCTAGAGTTATCAGGTATTCAAGAGATTGAAGAAGAGATATTGCAACGAATACATAGTAGTACGCGGAACGAAGAGAAGATAGATCGGTTTAAAATAAGGCTTGCAAGCATTGCGGAAAGTATTTTGCAAGAAATAGATACGGCGGAAACGTTGAGTGACAATTCGTTAGAGGAGCTTCAGCAACAATTGCAGGCGGTCGTGGCTTGGTTTCAAAACCAAAAAAGCTGGGAAGACGAATTGGTCAGTTATTTGCATGAGCGTGAAGAGGAAGTTTCTTATATGGTAAGAAAATCCGTCCGCCACTTTGGCGATCGATTAAATACGGACGTTGAAAATCGTATTGCCTTGTATCATGGACCAGATATAAAGGCGCTTGTTGAAACGCAGCTTCCCATCGCGATACGCTCACAGTTTATGCAATGGATTGATCAATACGAAGACTCTATTAACAGCCTATTCCATAAGCTTTCAAGAAGTGTTGAAAAGGGGTTAGCGGATGCTTTTTCGGAAAATGTAAAGCTTCATGCACAGCATGAAGGTGGGTTGCGCTTTGATGTAGATGCACCGATGATACAAGCTAGCAGCGGCAATGCGCATGTAAAGGCCGGGCTTCTAATGGGGGGAGCAAGCTCGATTGCGTTGTTGATGGGGGCTGGTTTCTTTCTTCCGCTCGTGGGTATGGCCGGACTTCCTTTTTTATCACAAAAAATAGCAGAAAAACAGATGGAAACGATAAAGCCAGAGCTTATGGCTGCCGTGCGTGAACAAGTGGATGTATTAATAGATGATTTTCAATCGTATCTCAACCGGTATATTCGTAAGAACATAGAAAGCATTCGTGAAAATAGCCTTATGGAGTTCGATAGAATTATCCAATCTTACGAACAGCTCTTGCAAAATGAAATACGTAATAAAGAGAAGGAAGCAGCTGATATTGCGGCGCATCAGCAGTTGCTGACGGACTTAAGGGAAATCTGTTTGGAGCTGGTGGATCGTGAAGAGGCTGTGGGTAGTGAGAGATTTGAGGAGTTAACTGTTTCTGAGTAG
- a CDS encoding dynamin family protein: MSFGLQIYKQKRAQVIQQLDQLQIILKEINFSTEQEKVKDIREQVLNDLFQIVVVGEFNRGKSTFINALLGQKILPSAAKPTTALLNVVNYSEDAYVKLHYKNEATPARTISEETFKKIVAPPDPFPGDPQSEKVYEQQVALLKSIRFAEIGHPLSFCESGVQIIDTPGTNDLDPAREQVTNSIIPKSDAAILLLSALKILSKSELSFLRDRLLANDIQKIFIVINFKDELDGEEAAQKVINYAYEHLKDILHEPKIFLVSAKQALQARRKEAGEELVGRRGRPVPVWDIKDTGFLELESSLADFLQYDRGAVKLQKPIQLAKKTIKIVQEKSIQFEKQALLNRQEGLQEKIASFRPKLDAVKQIGDETVRSITSHLKREGDELASWYDAEQRSISRHGLATFEDNRHLSTNQIAREVEDAIAPLERNLHETKTKKVSETIKCVIERQSKQMNAEWLKLEGDISDVIYLGNDETSLQFNTADDYSLFDDILNELDHAWIRSNSFFGKVAIGAGAVATLVIGGAFSLLKAGWNWFTGVDEKANFKKELIQQFESTRKQKVSTFKSEYAAIVKDVTKQYQKVIQDNVQQMERQLQVLKEHAQLEGVDIEKELEILNRREKVLGGIERELEQLNGELQTEKLGVR; encoded by the coding sequence ATGAGCTTTGGCCTTCAAATATATAAGCAGAAACGAGCGCAAGTTATACAACAGCTTGATCAGCTGCAAATTATTTTAAAAGAAATTAACTTTTCAACTGAACAAGAAAAGGTAAAGGACATTCGCGAACAAGTATTAAACGATTTATTTCAAATTGTCGTAGTGGGCGAGTTTAATAGAGGGAAATCTACTTTTATCAATGCCTTATTAGGACAAAAAATACTTCCGTCAGCTGCCAAGCCTACAACGGCACTGCTAAATGTGGTCAACTATAGTGAGGACGCATATGTGAAGCTTCATTATAAAAATGAAGCAACACCAGCAAGAACAATAAGTGAAGAAACGTTCAAAAAAATCGTAGCACCGCCGGATCCGTTCCCTGGAGACCCGCAATCCGAAAAGGTGTATGAACAGCAGGTTGCTCTTTTAAAATCGATTCGCTTTGCAGAAATTGGTCACCCACTATCGTTTTGTGAAAGTGGTGTTCAAATTATAGATACGCCCGGCACGAATGACCTAGACCCAGCACGCGAGCAAGTAACCAATAGTATCATACCGAAATCTGATGCTGCCATTTTATTGCTGTCCGCTTTAAAAATACTATCAAAATCAGAGCTTAGTTTTTTAAGAGACAGATTACTAGCGAATGATATTCAAAAGATATTCATAGTTATTAACTTTAAAGATGAGTTAGACGGAGAGGAAGCGGCACAGAAGGTCATCAATTATGCATATGAGCATTTAAAGGATATTTTACACGAACCTAAGATTTTTCTAGTATCAGCAAAGCAAGCCCTACAGGCAAGACGAAAGGAAGCAGGCGAAGAGTTAGTCGGAAGACGTGGACGTCCAGTGCCTGTGTGGGATATTAAAGATACCGGTTTTCTTGAGCTCGAGAGCAGTTTAGCTGACTTTTTACAATATGATAGAGGGGCTGTGAAGCTGCAAAAGCCTATTCAGCTAGCGAAAAAAACTATTAAAATCGTACAAGAAAAATCGATTCAATTTGAAAAACAAGCATTGCTCAATAGACAAGAAGGCTTACAAGAAAAAATAGCATCGTTTCGACCAAAGTTAGATGCTGTTAAACAAATTGGTGATGAAACCGTTCGAAGCATTACCTCCCATCTTAAACGAGAAGGAGACGAATTAGCTAGCTGGTATGATGCTGAACAGCGAAGCATATCGCGACATGGACTAGCCACCTTTGAAGATAATCGTCATTTAAGCACGAATCAAATTGCACGAGAAGTAGAGGACGCAATTGCTCCCCTTGAGCGGAATTTACATGAAACGAAAACGAAAAAAGTGTCAGAGACGATCAAATGTGTAATCGAAAGACAAAGTAAGCAAATGAACGCGGAGTGGCTCAAGCTTGAAGGAGACATTAGCGATGTTATTTATTTAGGGAATGACGAAACATCGCTTCAATTCAATACGGCGGACGATTACAGCTTGTTTGATGACATTCTTAACGAGCTTGACCATGCGTGGATACGAAGCAACAGCTTTTTCGGCAAGGTCGCCATCGGTGCAGGGGCTGTAGCTACATTGGTAATCGGCGGTGCCTTCTCACTGCTAAAGGCAGGCTGGAACTGGTTTACAGGTGTTGACGAAAAAGCTAACTTCAAGAAAGAACTAATTCAACAATTCGAGTCCACTCGTAAGCAAAAAGTGTCTACTTTTAAAAGTGAGTATGCTGCCATTGTAAAAGACGTCACGAAGCAATATCAAAAGGTAATCCAGGACAATGTGCAACAAATGGAACGCCAATTACAGGTGTTAAAGGAACACGCCCAGCTTGAAGGCGTTGATATCGAAAAAGAACTAGAAATCCTCAATCGCCGTGAAAAAGTACTTGGTGGAATTGAACGTGAACTCGAGCAGCTGAACGGTGAGCTTCAAACGGAGAAGTTGGGAGTAAGATGA